Proteins encoded by one window of Candidatus Sumerlaea chitinivorans:
- a CDS encoding Deoxyguanosinetriphosphate triphosphohydrolase gives MLRRTDLERLEFETLASYAVKSAETRGRDYPIEPDEFRTEFQRDRDRIIHSTAFRKLEYKTQVYMVHYGDYFRTRLTHTMEVAQIARTLARNLRLNPDLTEAIALAHDLGHTPFGHSGEIALKRLLKDEGGFEHNEQGLRVVEYLEERYPDVPGLNLTWEVREGIIKHDTEYDSPSVPERFKPEWAPTLESQVCDVADEIAYNNHDIDDALKMGLISIKDLREVDWVYEIFETARKELPEDIPEKFIKYRAIGTLIDMQVADTLRTTEENLKKYNIASVEDVRKCQHRIVTMSDEMLAKNRVLKNFLMRRVYRHPYVVRMATKAERFIERMFRLYVETPEQLPLKYQARIERDGLVRVVVDYLSGMTDRYLLDEYIKAFEPIGKVL, from the coding sequence ATGTTACGACGCACGGATTTAGAACGCCTCGAATTTGAAACTCTTGCCTCCTATGCCGTAAAGAGTGCCGAGACACGCGGTCGCGATTATCCCATCGAGCCAGACGAATTCCGTACTGAATTTCAACGTGACCGCGATCGCATCATCCACTCAACGGCTTTTCGCAAATTGGAATACAAGACCCAGGTGTACATGGTTCATTATGGAGATTACTTTCGAACCCGACTTACCCACACCATGGAAGTGGCTCAAATTGCCAGAACGCTCGCGCGCAACCTCCGCCTGAATCCGGATCTCACCGAGGCAATTGCACTTGCGCACGATTTGGGGCACACACCCTTTGGCCATAGCGGAGAAATTGCACTTAAGCGCTTGCTAAAAGACGAAGGGGGATTCGAGCACAATGAACAAGGGCTTAGGGTGGTCGAGTACTTGGAGGAACGTTACCCCGATGTTCCGGGTCTCAACCTCACGTGGGAGGTCCGCGAGGGAATCATCAAGCACGACACCGAGTACGACTCGCCAAGTGTCCCAGAGCGGTTCAAGCCGGAATGGGCACCGACTCTCGAAAGTCAGGTTTGCGACGTCGCTGATGAAATTGCATACAATAACCACGACATCGACGACGCGCTGAAAATGGGGCTGATCTCGATCAAAGATCTGCGCGAAGTCGACTGGGTATACGAAATATTTGAAACCGCCAGGAAAGAGCTGCCCGAGGACATTCCTGAGAAATTTATCAAATATCGTGCAATCGGCACTCTGATTGATATGCAAGTCGCCGACACGCTACGCACCACGGAAGAGAATCTAAAAAAGTACAACATCGCTTCGGTAGAAGACGTCCGAAAATGTCAGCATCGCATCGTCACCATGAGCGACGAGATGCTCGCAAAAAACCGCGTCCTTAAGAATTTCCTCATGCGTCGGGTCTATCGGCACCCGTACGTTGTGAGGATGGCGACAAAAGCTGAGCGCTTCATCGAAAGAATGTTCCGCCTCTACGTGGAAACACCTGAACAGCTTCCTTTGAAGTATCAGGCGCGCATCGAACGGGATGGTCTCGTTCGTGTGGTTGTCGACTACTTAAGTGGGATGACCGACCGTTACCTGCTCGATGAGTATATCAAAGCATTCGAACCGATTGGCAAAGTCCTGTAA